One region of Dysidea avara chromosome 1, odDysAvar1.4, whole genome shotgun sequence genomic DNA includes:
- the LOC136241797 gene encoding uncharacterized protein — MRYSRPEPTTQPSDVAVPSGGTAVFTCVVDLGGQAANTDDVKWNNMGNAITRVSTDPYMVNNDFGTFGQHWQLNGTLTIKNVNTRHPGLYQFVLSLNDGDVTSREASLSVLTATITTQPSDDIVCTGQVAVFTCVVDRNGNGDITSDDVRWEQIRVGGSISTLSSSLTGRIIIQSELAHIVV; from the exons ATGCGGTACAGCAG GCCGGAGCCTACTACACAACCAAGTGATGTTGCAGTACCATCTGGAGGAACAGCAGTGTTTACTTGTGTAGTGGATTTAGGAGGACAAGCTGCTAACACTGATGATGTAAAGTGGAATAACATGGGAAATGCTATAACACGTGTAAGCACAGATCCTTACATGGTCAATAATGATTTTGGAACTTTTGGTCAACACTGGCAGCTGAACGGCACACTGACAATCAAAAATGTGAATACACGACATCCTGGTCTGTATCAGTTTGTGCTTAGTCTAAATGATGGTGATGTGACGAGTAGGGAAGCTTCACTTAGTGTTTTAACAG ctacaataacaACACAACCAAGTGATGACATAGTATGTACTGGACAAGTAGCAGTGTTTACGTGTGTAGTGGATAGGAATGGTAATGGTGACATTACTAGTGATGATGTGAGGTGGGAGCAGATAAGAGTGGGAGGTAGTATTTCAACACTATCTTCATCACTAACAGGAAGA ATAATAATACAGTCGGAACTAGCTCATATCGTTGTGTAG